A genome region from Phoenix dactylifera cultivar Barhee BC4 chromosome 18, palm_55x_up_171113_PBpolish2nd_filt_p, whole genome shotgun sequence includes the following:
- the LOC120104446 gene encoding uncharacterized protein LOC120104446 has translation MKKLRGSKLRIKLVCIWRWASRRRSKTAPPPSCLLQLGRIKATTLTTKLREWGLSLAHGLGGVGCDRTEREEVALQLLEGGGGRGPPPPPPKGHLAIYVGGGRNGEEGAPPRRFVVPVIHFNHPLFGELLKEAEEEFGFNHPGGITIPCPVSRFERLRSRIAAEPCRTGLRVNRSGLAT, from the coding sequence ATGAAGAAATTGAGAGGTTCTAAGCTGCGAATAAAGCTAGTCTGCATTTGGAGATGGGCCTCTCGTAGACGCTCCAAAACCGCTCCTCCTCCCTCATGCCTACTCCAACTTGGCCGCATAAAGGCCACGACTTTGACGACGAAGCTCCGGGAGTGGGGCCTCTCCCTCGCCCACGGGCTCGGCGGCGTCGGTTGTGACCGGACGGAGAGGGAAGAGGTGGCGCTGCAACTGCTGGAGGGTGGCGGGGGACGGGGGCCTCCGCCGCCCCCGCCGAAGGGACACCTGGCGATTTACGTGGGCGGCGGGAGGAATGGGGAGGAGGGAGCGCCGCCGCGCCGGTTCGTGGTGCCAGTGATCCACTTCAACCATCCGCTCTTCGGGGAGTTGTTGAAGGAGGCCGAGGAGGAGTTCGGGTTCAACCACCCCGGCGGCATCACCATCCCCTGCCCCGTCTCCCGTTTCGAGCGGCTCCGGAGCCGGATCGCCGCCGAGCCTTGCCGGACCGGGCTAAGGGTAAATCGGTCCGGACTGGCCACCTAG